GGCGATAAACGTGGCGCGCTTCCCGTGGGGAGCTTCTGGACGCGCGACCACCCTCAGCCGTCCCGACGGGCTGACCAAACTGATCACCGAGCGCGACACCGGACAGGTGATCGGGGTGGGGATCGTGGGGACGGCCGCGGGCGAGTTGATATCTCAAGGGGTGTTGGCCATCGAAATGGGCGCCACGGCCGAGGACATCGGGTTGAGCATTCATCCGCACCCCACGCTGAGCGAAACCGTCATGGAATCCGCCGACATGATTTTCGGGCAGAGCATTCACATGTACCGTCCCAAAGCGAAAAAGGACGAGCGGGCCTGACGCCGGGCGCCAAGGGGGCAATCGTGACAGATCGGGAACGGTTCCTGGCCTGCGTGCTCGGAGAGCCCGTCGACCGGCCGCCGTACTGGCTGCGGTGGGGGCCCTGGGGCACGACCTTGGAGCGGTGGAAACGCGAGGGCGCGGACTTCGGCCTGCTGGGCGAGCCGCGGCTTCTGTTCGAGCCCGAGACGCCCCCCGTGCCTGTGCCGGGAAGTTTCGGCCCGTATCCCCCCTTTGAAGAGACTACCCTCGAAGAGACCGAGGAATGGCGGCTCTTTGTCGATTCGTGGGGCATCACCCGCCGGGTGTTCAAGACCAGGGAATCCATGCCCGAGTTCGTCGCATTCCCCGTCAAGAGCCGCCGCGACTGGCAGCAGTACAGAGAAGAGCGCCTGAACCCCGACGACCCCGGGCGGCTCCAAGGCGAATGGCGCGACGCCTTGGCAGTATGGCCCCAACTCGGGTTCCCCATCCAGATGGGCGAGTTTCCCGACGTAGGCATCTATGGCGGGTTGCGGTGGCTGTTGGGAGACGAGGAATGCCTCGTGGCGTTCTGCACCGACCCCGAATGGGTCCACGAGATCATGGACCACCTGACGTCGCTGTACCTCACCGTTTTCGAGAAGATGGTGAAGCTGGTGCGGATCGACGTCATTCATATGTGGGAAGACATGTGCGGGCGCAACGGGCCGCTCATCTCGCCGCGGCAGTGGGAGGAGTTTATCGGGCCGTGTTACCGGCGCATCGCGGCGTTCGCGAAGGAGCACGGCATACCCGTGTTTTCGGTGGATACCGATGGACAGCCCGGCCTGATCATCCCGCCGATGATGGCCGCGGGGGTCAACTTCCTCTGGCCGCTCGAGGTCGCCGCCGGGTGCGACGCCAACGCGATGCGGGCCAAGTATCCCGCCTTGGCCATGATGGGCGGAATCGACAAACGCGCCCTCGCGCGCGGCCCCGCCGCCATCGACGCCGAACTCGAAAGGGTCCGCCCTGCTCTCGAACACGGCCGTTACATCCCCGACCTCGACCATTCCGTGCCCGACGACGTGTCGTGGGAGAACTTCTGCTATTACGCCGAACGCCTCAAAAGGCTCGTAGGCAAGGCCTGAGCGGCCAAGGCCGCCGGCCGGTCCGCCTGTTCACGGCGTCCGTTCCTCGAGCGCGAGGCTATGCCGCCGGCCAAACCGGAGGACACAGAGCGGTCGGGACGGACCACGCGGTTTCGCCGCGCAAGACCTTGCGTCACTTCCGGCTGAGGATGATGCGCTGGCGAGCGAGCCCGGCGCGGCGTTCCAGGCACTGTTTATAGTTGGCATAAGCCGATGCGGGCGCCTGTTCGACTTTCAACGCATACGCATCGTCAAATACGATTACGCCGCCCTTCGCGGTGAGTTTGGCGCGGTATTCGGCTACGTCGGAGACGAAATCTTCGCTGGCGGGCATCGAATACACCGTATACCCCTCAGGAAGCGCGATAGTCCCTTGCGTGGTTTCCATGGCCCGGTGGTCCCAGAACAGGTCAAACGCGCGCGTCGGGCGGCCGACGGCGTGAGCGCTGTACGCTACCGCGGGCAAGGTGAACATCATGAGGTCCTCGCCCGCCTTGACGGCGAAGTCAGGAATCCTGCAGCGGACGGTGAGCGCCGGCGGAACCGCCAGGTCCGCAAGGTCCGAGACGCTATAGTCTTCGAGGAGCGCGGAGGGGTGGAGATAGGCCGCGAACTGGGTGAGCTGGTTGCGCAGCATCTGTTCATCGAGATCTTTGAAACTGCGCAGACCCGCCTGAGCGTTTCCGGTGGCGGTCAGGGTCACGGTCAGCGCCAGGGAACCGTCCGCGTTCAGGACGGCGTCGAATTGCCTCACGTCGCGCTCCCCGGCGGGTTCGGAGAGTTGCGTGATGCGGGTCGTGTCCGCGTCGTAGGGGAACAGCATCGCGTGGGCGCCCTGCAACGAGCTGGGCAGCGTGTCGAACGGCAGTACATCGCTTTCGGCCGACGTGAATCCCTCCAGAGAGGGAAGGTACACGGCCGACCGGTCAAACAGCCGCAGCGACGGCGTTTTGGCGGGCCACGGCCCGGCCTCACGGCTGCGCACGAGGGCGAACCGCGCTTCGAGCCCGGCCGCCTCGAGCATGCGCCAATACAAGGCATTCTTGTCGAGCTCGTTGGCTACCCCGCGTTGCGCGGTTTCGTTCGGATCGTGGGGAACGATGCGGAAGTGCCAGTGCGGCACGGGCGCCGTGCGGATGGTTCGCGCAACGAAGTTACGGATAGCCTCGGCGCCGCCGGCCTGGTCCAGTTCCCTGGCGCGGGCGGCGAGCGTGTCCGACAGCGGCGGCAGCTCCGCGAGCGCCTGCTCGTAGGCTTTCCCCAGTTCGTCCCAGGTGGCGGTTTCAGCGATGGACAGGGTCGGCCCGATACGCGTCAGCGGCGGCATGAACGGTTCCGACGGCAGCCCCTCCTGCATGCTCGCAAGTTTCCACACAAAACCCTGGCTGCTGGACTCGCCCACTACCGCGCCGGGCTCGTACAAATCGCTCACGATTTGTTGCCCACCGCCCCCCCCGGACGGCAGGACATGCACCTCTTTGCGCAGAATGGGCTCCTGATCGCGAAAGACCGGCATGCTGTAAACCGGTTCAAGGGGCCCGCCCCGCTTGCGGACAACGGTGTACTGCACGTCGATAACGCTGCCGGGCCGCGGCTCCTTGCATGCGAAACGCAGCCGCGCCAGGCGTTGATACTCGGGCAGGCGGGAATAAATGCTCTCGGATTTGAGAGCGGCATCGCTGAGGTGCAGCACCTTGCCGTCGGGCGTGACGGTAAGCGCAAAATCGACCTGCGGCACGTCGCTATCTTCGAAGTACCACACGTTGGTGGTGGCCACGTCCTCGCCGCGCTGTTGCAGGATGAGCGCGATGTGACGCACGGTCTCTTTCATCACGCCCCGTTCTCTCAGATCGATGGTTTGCCGGTGCAACAGGGTGACGTACCCGGCCGCGGGGAATTGTTCGCGCTTGGGCAAAGCTTCGAGACAGGCCTTGAGCTCGGGGTCGGTGATCTGGCCGGCCGTCTCGACGTCATCGTACTGCCGCGCGCGCTGAAGCTGGATCTTGAGCACGCTGGCCTTCGGGTACTCGAGCACGCCCTCCGGGGTCTCGAACCAGACCTTCTTCCCGGTCATCTTTCTGAGCGTCCCGGGGTGTTGCTCGCCGTCGCGGAGGTAGAGGGTATCGGCGCTCGATACAGCCGCCAAAACCGCGAACATGACAAACCAGACCGCGCGTCGTTTGCGTGTCATCGGATCAACCCTCCTCCGTCACGAAGATCTCTTTTGAGCTGAACGAGGCGATCGCACGCAATGCGTCGCGATACTCCGGATACGCCTCGACCGGGATGATGCGCTCAAGCCGCCGGAAAACTTCCGTAAACGTCACGGCCGACTCCGTCTCGACGTAGACCGCCTCGTATTTAAGGTAGGGGGTGCTCACCCGCAACGGAGGCGGCGCCCACTTCAACCGGAACCCAGGGGGCAGTTTCAGGTTGATGGTGAGAGTTCGCGCTTCGGTGGTCATGTACTGGATGGGAAACCGGCGCGACTCGAGGGCGACCTCGGGATAGCTGCGCTCCAGGGTGGGCATGCGCAGGTACATCAGCTTGCCGGCGCGAATGGCGTGGCCCGGCAACCGGTAGTCGAGGGTCATCCGGACCGGCTCGTTCAAATCGGACAAATCGGACAGCGTGAAGGTATCGAGCAAGGCGCCCGGGCTCAGCGAGTTCACGTACTCGGTCATGCGATCGGCGCGCTCATCCTCACGAACCGTTTTCCAGAACGCGCGGATCCCCGCCTCGATAGTGCCGGTGTAGTCGTTCCGTGTGCGCACGGTCACGTCGCCGGACGCCGCCAGTTCCGCATCCAGCACCGACTGCCGCCCGTTGTCCTCGGGCGGGGGCACGGGAATGGTGTTGAAATCGCCCCGGATAGCGTTCATCGCGATGCAGCCGTGGTCGTCGGCGCGAAAGTAGGGATACCGAAAGTCCTGGGCGGTGGCATCGAGGTAGAACCGGCGCCCGTCGGCCAGCTCGACCTCGGATATGGCGTGGTTGCCGTCGATGGCCGGGATTTCGGTGACCCCGACGCCGTTGTCGTTCGTCGAAAGAATGATCGGATAGCTGGTGACGCCGATGGCCTTGCACATCGTGGCGAAGAGGATGGCTTTGTCGGTGCAGTCGCCGTACCGGTTCTCGAAGGTTTCCATGGCCGTGTGGCCCGACAATCCGGAGCCCAGGCTCCCTTTGATCGAGACGTACCGGGTGTTCGTCTGCACCCAGTGGTAAATGCGGGCGAGTTTCTGGTCGACGGTCTCCGCCCCGTCAGTAATCCTGGCGACCTCCGTCTCGATCTCGGGCGTGAGCTTCATGCGCGAAAGCTGGAGGTCTCGCTGCAGAGCGAAAACTTCGTCGAACGAGCCGAATATCGAGGCTTCCATGCGCGGCGCAAGGTCGGCCTGAGGCGGCATGAATGGCTCTTCCACCAGGGGCGCCACGTCGCGCAGTTCCCACGTGTAGCGGACCCGGCCCTTCACGCGTTCGAGCTTCGGCTCGGCAAGCCCGGGATCGGGGAAATGGCGCGTGTAGTGGTTGAACGGCAGGTTCTCCGGGACCTCGACGGTCACACGGGACAGCGCCACCGGCTCGCCGGACTGGAAATAGTAGCCGGGGAAAAACAACCGCGAATCTTCCGGGTTGTAGTTCTCATACTCGTAGATATATTCGACGATGGACCCGATCTCGACGCCGGGGATCACACCCCCAATGATCTTCTGGCTGGGGTTGAAGAACTGCATCTCCTCCGACGGGCTGCCTACGCGCAGGGCGTCCGCCGAAAGGGCGTAGACCGTCCCGTCGGGCGCGACGGACTTCGCTTCCAGTACGCGGACCCGGCTCCGGCCCTCGGTGAAGCCCGATGCGAACTGTGCCCACGATTTCATCTCCTCCTTGAGCACCAGCCCGGCGAAGTGGTAGCGGTAGGTTTGGGTGCCGTCATTCTTGTACACGAAATCGCCGTCGTCGACCAGGATGACGCCGCCCGTGCCTGGGAACTGTTCCGCAAGGGCCTGGCCTTTCGGAAGCATCTCCTGGGCAAGCTCGGTGAGGCCCGTGGCCTCCGCGAGCCCGGCCCCCGCCTCGCCTTCAGCACCAGCGGGCTGGAACAGGAGCAGGGTGACATCGTCGCGCTTGACCGCGCCCGTGCCGGGCACGGTAAAGGCCGTCCCGTCAAACGTTACGCCCTGGACATTCTCGATGGGTCCGCCCTGGTACAGAGTCAGGTTCTCGTTGACCGGCACGTGCGCGCACCCGGCACACACCAGCAGCGCCGCCAGGAGTCTTGCAACCGCTCTCACTTCGTCATCCTCCCTGCGATAGCTCGCAGCCTCGTCAAGGTCGTGGAATCGCGCGTTGTCTGCCAGCATACCAGACATGCGGCGCGCGTGTCCCCGCAACCACATGCCGTCAATTCCTAACCACGCCCCGCTGCGGGAGATTCCGGGAAAACGGGCGGTTCCGAGCGGTCGCCCTGGAACTCCTCAACACGTGCACGAACGGAATCCGGCAAAGCTGCGTCAGACTGTGCCGTCCGATCGGTCCGGTGTGGATACGGCCTCCCTTCTCCATCTTCGCGCCGTCGGGGCAGCAAGATGT
This genomic interval from Candidatus Hydrogenedentota bacterium contains the following:
- a CDS encoding DUF3857 domain-containing protein, coding for MWLRGHARRMSGMLADNARFHDLDEAASYRREDDEVRAVARLLAALLVCAGCAHVPVNENLTLYQGGPIENVQGVTFDGTAFTVPGTGAVKRDDVTLLLFQPAGAEGEAGAGLAEATGLTELAQEMLPKGQALAEQFPGTGGVILVDDGDFVYKNDGTQTYRYHFAGLVLKEEMKSWAQFASGFTEGRSRVRVLEAKSVAPDGTVYALSADALRVGSPSEEMQFFNPSQKIIGGVIPGVEIGSIVEYIYEYENYNPEDSRLFFPGYYFQSGEPVALSRVTVEVPENLPFNHYTRHFPDPGLAEPKLERVKGRVRYTWELRDVAPLVEEPFMPPQADLAPRMEASIFGSFDEVFALQRDLQLSRMKLTPEIETEVARITDGAETVDQKLARIYHWVQTNTRYVSIKGSLGSGLSGHTAMETFENRYGDCTDKAILFATMCKAIGVTSYPIILSTNDNGVGVTEIPAIDGNHAISEVELADGRRFYLDATAQDFRYPYFRADDHGCIAMNAIRGDFNTIPVPPPEDNGRQSVLDAELAASGDVTVRTRNDYTGTIEAGIRAFWKTVREDERADRMTEYVNSLSPGALLDTFTLSDLSDLNEPVRMTLDYRLPGHAIRAGKLMYLRMPTLERSYPEVALESRRFPIQYMTTEARTLTINLKLPPGFRLKWAPPPLRVSTPYLKYEAVYVETESAVTFTEVFRRLERIIPVEAYPEYRDALRAIASFSSKEIFVTEEG
- a CDS encoding uroporphyrinogen decarboxylase family protein — translated: MTDRERFLACVLGEPVDRPPYWLRWGPWGTTLERWKREGADFGLLGEPRLLFEPETPPVPVPGSFGPYPPFEETTLEETEEWRLFVDSWGITRRVFKTRESMPEFVAFPVKSRRDWQQYREERLNPDDPGRLQGEWRDALAVWPQLGFPIQMGEFPDVGIYGGLRWLLGDEECLVAFCTDPEWVHEIMDHLTSLYLTVFEKMVKLVRIDVIHMWEDMCGRNGPLISPRQWEEFIGPCYRRIAAFAKEHGIPVFSVDTDGQPGLIIPPMMAAGVNFLWPLEVAAGCDANAMRAKYPALAMMGGIDKRALARGPAAIDAELERVRPALEHGRYIPDLDHSVPDDVSWENFCYYAERLKRLVGKA
- a CDS encoding DUF3857 domain-containing protein, with the protein product MTRKRRAVWFVMFAVLAAVSSADTLYLRDGEQHPGTLRKMTGKKVWFETPEGVLEYPKASVLKIQLQRARQYDDVETAGQITDPELKACLEALPKREQFPAAGYVTLLHRQTIDLRERGVMKETVRHIALILQQRGEDVATTNVWYFEDSDVPQVDFALTVTPDGKVLHLSDAALKSESIYSRLPEYQRLARLRFACKEPRPGSVIDVQYTVVRKRGGPLEPVYSMPVFRDQEPILRKEVHVLPSGGGGGQQIVSDLYEPGAVVGESSSQGFVWKLASMQEGLPSEPFMPPLTRIGPTLSIAETATWDELGKAYEQALAELPPLSDTLAARARELDQAGGAEAIRNFVARTIRTAPVPHWHFRIVPHDPNETAQRGVANELDKNALYWRMLEAAGLEARFALVRSREAGPWPAKTPSLRLFDRSAVYLPSLEGFTSAESDVLPFDTLPSSLQGAHAMLFPYDADTTRITQLSEPAGERDVRQFDAVLNADGSLALTVTLTATGNAQAGLRSFKDLDEQMLRNQLTQFAAYLHPSALLEDYSVSDLADLAVPPALTVRCRIPDFAVKAGEDLMMFTLPAVAYSAHAVGRPTRAFDLFWDHRAMETTQGTIALPEGYTVYSMPASEDFVSDVAEYRAKLTAKGGVIVFDDAYALKVEQAPASAYANYKQCLERRAGLARQRIILSRK